CGTCGATCTGGACCAGCTTCCGGCGCTGTTCACCTGGCCCGAGGACGGCGGGTCGTTCTTCAACCTCGGTCTGACCCACACCAAGCACCCGGAGACCGGGGCGCGCAACCTCGGCCTCTACCGCCTCCAGCGCCATGACCGCCGCACCATCGGCATGCACTGGCAGATCCACAAGGACAGCCGCAACCACTACCAAGTGGCCGCCCGGCGCGGGGAGAAGCTCCCGGTGGCGATCGCGTTCGGAGCGCCGCCCGCCGTGACCTACGCCTCGACCGCGCCGCTGCCCGGCGACATCGACGAGTACCTCTTCGCCGGGTTCGTCCAGGGCCGGCGGGTCGAGATGGTCGACTGCAAGACGGTGCCGCTCCAGGTCCCGGCGGCCGCCGAGGTCGTCATCGAGGGCTGGCTGGAGCCCGGGAAGACGCTGCCGGAGGGCCCGTTCGGCGACCACACGGGCTTCTACACGCCCCAGGAGCCGTTCCCGGCCCTGACCATCGACTGTGTGACGATGCGGCGGCGGCCGCTGCTCCAGTCGATCGTGGTGGGCCGTCCGCCGACCGAGGACGGACCGCTGGGGAGGGCGACCGAGCGGTTCTTCCTCCCGCTGCTCAAGATCATCATCCCGGACATCGTGGACTACCACCTCCCCGAGTCCGGCGGGTTCCACAACTGCGCGATCGTCTCGATCGACAAGAAGTACCCCAAGCACGCGCAGAAGGTGATGCACGCCATCTGGGGCGCCCACATGATGTCGCTCACCAAGCTGATCGTCGTGGTCGACGCCGACTGCGATGTCCACGATCTGCACGAGGTTTCCTGGCGCGCTTTGGGGAACACCGACTACGCCCGCGATCTGACCGTGGTCGAAGGCCCCGTCGACCATCTCGACCACGCCTCGTACCAGCAGTTCTGGGGCGGTAAGGCGGGCATCGACGCCACCGCGAAATGGCCCGAGGAGGGCTATACGCGCGACGGCGGATGGCCGCGCATGGTCATGTCCGATCCGGAGACCGCCGATCGGGTGACAAAGCGATGGAAGGAGTACGGGCTGTGAGCGCCGATTCCGCGACCCCCGATCTCTTCGGCCCCGAACCCGCGCCGCCCGGCCGGGTCCGCGCGTTTCTGCGGCTGGTGATGATCGAGCACTCGGTCTTCGCGCTGCCCTTCGCCTACATCGCCGCGCTGACCGCGATGCACCTGTGGGACGGCACCGTCCACTGGACGCGGCTGCTGCTGATCACGATCGCCATGGTGGGCATGCGCACCTTCGCCATGGCCTGCAACCGGATCATCGACCGCGAGATCGACGCCCGCAATCCGCGCACCGCCGGCCGTGAACTGGTCACCGGCGCCGTGTCGGTGCGCACCGCGTGGACCGGCGCGCTCATCGCGCTCGCCGTCTTCCTGGGCTCGGCGGCGCTCCTGAACCCGCTCTGCCTGGCGCTGGCGCCGCTCGCGGTGGTGCCGATGGTGGTCTATCCGTACGGCAAGCGGTTCACCGACTATCCGCACGCCATCCTGGGCGTGGCCCAGGCCATCGGCCCGGTCGGCGCCTGGATCGGGGTCACCGGCGAGTGGTCGTGGGACGCGGCCATCCTGGGGCTCGCGATCGGCATCTGGATCGGCGGCTTCGACCTGATCTACGCCTGCCAGGACGTGGCGGCCGACCGGGCGCACGGGGTGCGGTCGGTGCCGGCCCGCTTCGGCATCGCGGGCGCCCTCCACGGGGCGCGCGTCTGCCATGTGGTCACCACGGCCCTGCTGGTCTGGTACGCGCTGGCCACGGACGCCGGGGCGTTCTTCTGGGTCGGGCTGGCGATCGTCGCGGCGGCGTTCGCGTATGAGCACACCATCGTGCGGCCGGGCGATCTGTCCAGGCTGAACCGCGCCTTCTTCACGGTCAACGGGTTCATCGGGATCGCCCTGTTCTGCTGCGCGCTCCTCGACCTGGTGGTGCGGGGCCTCGGCCTGTGAGACCCGCCGGATAGGCTCGGTGACGTGGAGACGCCGCACGAGCCTTACGGGCCGCATGAGCCGTACGGGCCGCACGAAGAAGTGGGCGGGCGCCGTCCCTGGGTGGTCGGTGTGTCCGGCGCGTCCGGGACGCCGTACGCCGCCTCGGTGCTGCGCGCGCTGCTGGCGGCGGGCGAGGCGGTCGACCTGGTGGTCAGCCGGGCGTCACGGCTGACGCTGCTGGACGAGACGGGGATCGGATTCCGGGACGCCCACTGGCGTGACGATCTGCGCCGCTGGCTGGCGCGCGGCGCGGACGGCACACCCGACGCCTTCGAGGTGCCCGCCGAGGTGGCGGACGTGACCCACTGGTCGCCCGGGGACCTGGCGGCCGGGCCGTCCTCCGGCTCGTATCCGGCCAAGGGGATGCTGATCGTTCCGGCGAGCACCGCGTGTGTGGCCGGGGTGGCGCTCGGGCTGTCGAAGGACCTGCTCCAGCGGGCCGCGAGCGTCACGCTCAAGGAACGGCGCAAGCTCGTGGTGGCGGTGCGCGAGACACCGCTGAGCGGACAGACGCTGAAGGCTCTGGTGACGTTGGACGAGGCGGGCGCGGTGGTGATGCCCGCCTCGCCGGCGTTCTACGCGGGGGCGACGCACATCCAGGATCTGGTGGACTTCGTCGCGGGGCGGGTGCTGGACGCGGCAGGGGTGCCGCACAAGCTGTACCGCCGGTGGGAGGGGGAGCTCGGTGGGGACCGGGACCGGGGAACGGCCTAGGGTCTGTCGTCAAAGGGGGCGTCCGGCCGCGAGCGGCGTTTTGACGACAGGCCCTAGCGGGTCCAGCGCCGCCTGGCGCGCGCGGTGCGGGCCGCGACGACGGCCGCGCGGCGGGCCGCGCGGGAGACGGGCCGGTCGGTGGTACGGGCTGCACGCGAGCGGCTGGCCAGGTCCCGCAGCTCGAGCATGCGGGCCTCAAGACCCTCGATCGTGTACACGGTGAGTCATCTCCTGAGGGATGGTCGATCGCCTAAAAGATTTACAGGGCTTGTGGCCCTCATGCCTTAGATTCTACATGTAATCTCGCTCAAACCTTGAATAATGGAAGGCGTACGTGCTTATGGACGCGGTGGACAGGCAGCTCATCCAGGCCCTGCGGGAGAACGGCCGGGCCTCCTACGCCGAGCTCGGCAGGCTCGTCGGCCTCTCCGGGCCCAGCGTCACGGACCGGATCAACCGCCTGGAGGCCGCCGGGGTGATCACCGGCTATCGCGCGACCGTGGACGCCGCCTCCCTGGGACTGGGCGTCACCGCGCTGATCGGCATCCAGCTCTCGGACGCCACCGACCACGAGGAGGTGGCCCACCGGTTGCGCGAGCTCGCCGAGATCGAGGACTGCTGGTTCATCGCGGGCGACGACTCGTACATGCTCAAGGTGCGCGCATCCGACGTGGACGGCCTGGAGCGGACCATCCGCCGGCTCTCCGGCACCAAGGGCGTCTCCCGCACCCGGACCACGATCGTGCTGTCCACGAAGTGGGAAAACCGGGTCGGCGAGCTTCCGGAGGACATCGAGGCGTAGTCTCGGCCAAGGCTGACATCAGCAGACGTAATGGGAGGCGACCGGGGTGACCGGGACCACACACGACGTGGGTTTCAAGAGGGAGTTGGAGCAGAAGGTCCGCGCGGGCGAGCGGCTCTCGCGGGAGGACGGCATCGCCCTCTACGAGTCCGACGATCTGGCCTGGCTGGGCGGGCTCGCCCATGAGGTGCGCACCCGTAAGAACGGCGACGTCGTGCACTTCAACGTCAACCGCCACC
This genomic interval from Streptomyces asiaticus contains the following:
- a CDS encoding menaquinone biosynthesis decarboxylase, translating into MAYDDLRSFLRALDREGDLKRVRVEVDPHLEVGEIVDRVNKAGGPALLFENVKGSAMPLAMNVFGTDRRLLKALGLRSYDEISEKIGGLVKPELPQGFVGLREAFGKLGSMAHVPPRKVKEAPVQEVVLTGEDVDLDQLPALFTWPEDGGSFFNLGLTHTKHPETGARNLGLYRLQRHDRRTIGMHWQIHKDSRNHYQVAARRGEKLPVAIAFGAPPAVTYASTAPLPGDIDEYLFAGFVQGRRVEMVDCKTVPLQVPAAAEVVIEGWLEPGKTLPEGPFGDHTGFYTPQEPFPALTIDCVTMRRRPLLQSIVVGRPPTEDGPLGRATERFFLPLLKIIIPDIVDYHLPESGGFHNCAIVSIDKKYPKHAQKVMHAIWGAHMMSLTKLIVVVDADCDVHDLHEVSWRALGNTDYARDLTVVEGPVDHLDHASYQQFWGGKAGIDATAKWPEEGYTRDGGWPRMVMSDPETADRVTKRWKEYGL
- the mqnP gene encoding menaquinone biosynthesis prenyltransferase MqnP, producing the protein MSADSATPDLFGPEPAPPGRVRAFLRLVMIEHSVFALPFAYIAALTAMHLWDGTVHWTRLLLITIAMVGMRTFAMACNRIIDREIDARNPRTAGRELVTGAVSVRTAWTGALIALAVFLGSAALLNPLCLALAPLAVVPMVVYPYGKRFTDYPHAILGVAQAIGPVGAWIGVTGEWSWDAAILGLAIGIWIGGFDLIYACQDVAADRAHGVRSVPARFGIAGALHGARVCHVVTTALLVWYALATDAGAFFWVGLAIVAAAFAYEHTIVRPGDLSRLNRAFFTVNGFIGIALFCCALLDLVVRGLGL
- a CDS encoding UbiX family flavin prenyltransferase, whose product is MGGRRPWVVGVSGASGTPYAASVLRALLAAGEAVDLVVSRASRLTLLDETGIGFRDAHWRDDLRRWLARGADGTPDAFEVPAEVADVTHWSPGDLAAGPSSGSYPAKGMLIVPASTACVAGVALGLSKDLLQRAASVTLKERRKLVVAVRETPLSGQTLKALVTLDEAGAVVMPASPAFYAGATHIQDLVDFVAGRVLDAAGVPHKLYRRWEGELGGDRDRGTA
- a CDS encoding Lrp/AsnC family transcriptional regulator, encoding MDAVDRQLIQALRENGRASYAELGRLVGLSGPSVTDRINRLEAAGVITGYRATVDAASLGLGVTALIGIQLSDATDHEEVAHRLRELAEIEDCWFIAGDDSYMLKVRASDVDGLERTIRRLSGTKGVSRTRTTIVLSTKWENRVGELPEDIEA